From the Candidatus Afararchaeum irisae genome, the window ACGGGGACTCCGCGCTACCGAGAGTTGAACTGCTGTCCCGAAACATCTATCTTTTCGGACTACGATTATATAATCGTGATCCGAAAGTTTGTAAACCGTGACGAGGAGATCGGGTGGCTTGAGGAGAAGCTCGGATCCAACGACCGCGAGTTACTCGTTATCTATGGGCGCCGAAGAGTCGGCAAGACGGAGCTGATTAACCACGTTACTCAGAAAAAAGTCTCCGACAGTCAGAGTATATACTTCTTAGCTGACCAGAGAGGCACTTCGTCTAATGCCCGGAGACTCGCCAAAGACGCCTCAGAACATTTCGACGACATACCGCCTGATGTCGATAGCTTCGACGACTGCTTCAAGTACATACGTGAGAGAAGTCATGACACCGAGCTTATCGTCGTGATAGACGAGTTCTCGTACCTCGTCGAAAAGGATGACTCGGTACCGTCAGTGTTTCAGCTTATCTGGGACGAGATTCTGAAAGACACACAGATATCGCTAGTTCTCCTTGGCTCATCGATATCCATGATGGAGGAGGGTGTCCTTAGCTACGAGAGTCCCCTCTATGGCAGAAGAACCGGACAGTGGAGGCTTCGTCCCCTAGAGTTCGGAGACAGCACTGATTTCTTCTCCGACTCCGAGTATCCGTTCGATGACAAGATACGCGCATATGGCGTTCTCGGAGGCATACCGGCATACCTCGAGAAGTTCGATCCTCAGAGAGGTCTCTTCGAGAACATACGTGACGAGATTCTGTCGAAGGGCACTTTTCTCTACGAAGAGCCCGAGTTTCTCCTGCGTCAGGAGTTGAGGGAGCCTTCGAGCTATATGGACATACTCGAAGCGATGTCGTTCGGGGCTACGACAGTAACCGAGATAGCTAACTCGACACACAGAGAGGCTAAGGACATGTCGAGGTACCTCAAGAAGCTCCAGAGCCTCGATCTAGTCGAGAAGTCCGTGCCTGTCACAGCGTCTCAGAAGAAAAAGAAGAGAGGGATCTACGAGATCAAAGACAACTTCTTCAGCTTCTGGTTCAGATTCGTGTACCCCAACCTCGATGACCTCGAAAGGGGATCGGTCGAGGGGGTTCTCGACACAGTAAGAGAGGGTATAGACGTGTACACGAGCAGGGTATTCGAAGACATCTGTAGAGAAGCCGTAGCTAACTCGTCTATATTCGACGGTTCATCAGTCGGATCTTGGTGGTATGGGGAGAACGAGATTGACGTAGTAGGTCTCGACGAGAGCGAGGCGAGTCTTCTCTTGGGTGAGTGTAAGTGGACGGAGAGACAGGTAGACGCCGATCTCCTCAGAAGACTTGAGAAGAAGTCGTCCGAAGTCAGATGGAGAGGCGAGGACAGAGACGAGACATTCGCTCTCTTCTCTAGGTCGGGTTTCAGCCGGGATCTCAGAGACACGGCGAAAGAGAGGGATGACGTCCGACTTTATGACCTCGATACCTTGAGAGAAATAATATAAAGACGGATCGCTGTCTCGGACTATCCCTGAGACTCGTCGTCTTCTTCACCCACGACGAATCCCAGTGCGTCGACCACGACCATCCAGATCTGTCTCACTACGATCTTGATATCGAGCCAGAAAGACTGGTCACGTATGTATTCGAGGTCATACCTCAGCTTCTTCTCGGGCTCCGTACTCGATGCATCGTTTATCTGTGCGAGTCCTGTAAGACCGGGCTTTATGAACCATCTCTTGCGCCACATCTCTGTCTCTTTCTCAAGTAGTACTTCCTCGTCTCTCCACACTGCACGTGGACCTACGACACTCATGTCTCCCACGAGTATCGACCAGAGCTGAGGTATCTCGTCCATATGCGTCTTACGTATCACGCGCCCCACACGAGTTATACGGTGGTTCTCGGTGTCGTCGACGGGCTCGGGAGACTCGCTTTCGGGCAACATACTTCTGAACTTATAAATACTGAACGTATCTCCGAATTCGGCTGTCCTCTCCTGTTCGTACAGCACAGGACCCGGACTGTCGAGCTTTATAGCCGCCGCGATAACACCGATCAGAGGGGACAGAGCTAACAGACCGAACCCCGCGAAGGCGATGTCGAAGACGCGTTTGAAGACGTAGTCCTGTGGATCGATGGGCTCGAGCTCTATATCGACGAGCTCATCTTCCGACTCTCTACTCATCAGAACGCTGTCGACGTGGTCTCTGTGTGCCTTCGCCTTGACACCGTGTTCGTAACACGTGTCTAAGACCCCGAAGAAGTCAGATCGATCCTCGTCCACGAAGGCGAGTACAGCGGTGTCGGCGTTCGTCTTTACGAGTATGTCGTCGAGACGTGTAAAGCTCCCTAGCCACTCGATCTCCACACCACTCGACTCGGGCTTACCCAGAAACGCGCCGCCGTCCGCAACCGAGACATCCGAACCCGTCATCTGGGAGTAGACAGACAGTGGCGAGACAAATCCCACGAGGTTCTCCTGAAGATCCTTCTCGACTATATCTCTCATAGTCTCTATGTCGTTGCCCACGAGTACCGCTGTCTCTGCCGTTTCGGGAGACCGACGCACGTAGACGAACCACGCGGGTAACGTGACCGACAGGACAGCCACAACGAGTATCAGAGTCGGACGCGGGAGTTTGTACGTGTAGTCGAAGTACCCGATAGCCGCGAGCGCAAACCCCGCCACGAGAATCCGTTTGTGTGTCAGAAAGACGGTGTCGAGTATTCTCCGGGGCTTCGGCTTGAAGAGGGGTATTAGACTGCCGAGTACGACCACGAGTGTAGTCATCAGTGTGACGGTCAGGTCGCCGTTAGAGAGAACCACAGGATTAAGACGGTTGACGACAGGCACGTAAGTCGTCAGAGTACGCTGGAGAAGAGGATGGTTAGCGAGAACTACGGAGACCACGGTAGCCACGACTGCACCCACACCTCTCAGAAACCTGTATCTCAGACTCGCTTTCACTCTTTATCCGGGATTAGAGTAGGAGTTAAACGACATATATTTTGTTGTTGTAGCAACCACTCAAACACATCGGATGGAGAGACAGATACCTGTACCTCTGTTACCTCCGTGGCTACGCTGGCTAGGCGTAATCGCAGTAGCCGCGGTCATCTTCTATACATCCGTCATAGTCGTGCCACCCGAGATGCCGAAGCCCGAGTTCGCCCCACTCGACAAATGGCTACACTTTCTCGCGTACGCTGGTCTCGGATGGAGTCTGGCGTACGCCACAGTCGGCGAAAGCGACCGACGTCCTCTACACAAGGCTCTCCTAGTCTTCTCGGTTGTCTTCGGATACGGCTTAGGCATAGAGGTCATACAGTCGTTTCTGCCTTACCGTTACTTCGGCTTCGGCGACTTGGTAGCCAACGGTATAGGAGCGGCACTCGGTCTAACGTGGATTGGTCTCGAAAAGAGGATGAAGTTCGTACGAGCCGGTCTCGGATAGACAACTTTAATTAGGCAAGCTGGTTTCGGGACTAACATGGACATAATTGACGACGAGGGCAGACTCTTCGGCGTCGTAAATATCGTCGATGCCCTGGCTGTTCTACTCGTCTTAGCCGTAGTGGTCGCTGGAGTCGCATTCGTCGACCCGTTCTCGACACAAGACAAGACGACAAGGTATGTTACAGTCGATCTCGACTCTCAGAGAAGCTACACCGCATCGCTCATCTCCGAGGGTGACACGATGTCTTTGGAGAACTCATACGGCAACCTGACTGTCACGGATGTCTATACAACTCCTAGTCCCAAGACTGACAATGTCTCTGTCTTAGCACGTGCTAAGCTCGACGGACTTCTCGTAGAGGACTCACAGGGACAGATGGTCTTCGAGTTCGGGGGATCGAGGATACGTGTGGGCGACACGATCCCGATACAGACCGACGAGTACGGGGTCGAGGGTACTGTAACATCTGTAGGACAGAACGGCTCGACACTCGATACCCAGACCTACCCTGTGGTAGCTACGGCGACAGTCCCGTCGTCTCTGGTAGAAAACATAGAAGCCGGAGACTCTTATACCGTCAGCGGACAAGAGGTCGCAGTCTTGGAGTCTCTACAAGTACATCCCGGCGGACAGAACCAGAATACTGTCTATCTCGGTATGACTCTTGAGACGGTCTCTGTGGGAGGCGACAGGCTCTTCGCGGGGAGACAGACATCCGTCGGAGCGTCCCTGCCTTTCGAGACTGACTCCTACAGCATCTCTCCGAGTATAACCCAGACCGGCACCTCGGAGATATCCACAGCTATGGCTCGTGTCGTGACCGAGTCGACAGTGCCGACTCAGACCGCCGAACTCGTCGAAGTCGGTGACACGTACGGAGTGCGTGGACAGGAGATGGCGACCGTCAAGTCGGTCGAACTCTATCCGACGGGCAACCCCGACCAGAGACGTCTCGTGACGGGTCTGAGTCTCAGAAGCATCGAACGTTCGGGAGATACTTATTTCGGCAATACCCGGATCGAAGTCGATAACACAGTTACGTTCTCGAATGGATCTTACAGCTTCACGGGTAATATACGCAGTACGGGCACCACTACAATCTCCGAGGACACAACTCAGAAGAGTATACGTGTAAAGCTACATAACATCCCGCCAGAGACTGCCGACTCAATTTCAGTGGGTATGTCGGAGAAGGTAGGCGGTAGGACTCTCGCCGAGGTAGTCGACAAGGAGGTGGAGCCCGCTAAGATTACACTCACCAGTGACTCGGGAGAGATCTTCAAGCGTCAACATCCTATAAACAAGGACGTCTACCTCAATCTGAGAGTGACAGTACGAGACACTGAGACAGGGCTACGGTTCCACGGCAAGCCACTCAGGATAGGCAACGACGTGGTCTTCGAGTTCGAGAACGTAGACGTCAACGGCAGAGTGACACAGATTAGATAGAACGATGTCCCAGAGACCGAGACAGACCGACCCTCGTCTTTCAGACGATATACTACGCGGCTCAGCCGTCATCGGGAGACTTAGACGTATATCGGACGCGATCAGAGACGGATTCGACGAGTCACGTCTCCAGAATCTACTCAACTCCGTAGAGAAAGCAGTCCACGACTCTAAGCTCTCACGTATAGGCAGATCGACGGTTGATGTCTCCCAGTCTTCTTGGCTATACAGATGGCTTACCGCAGAGCCCGAGCCCGAGGTCGTGGTCATAGATCTACGTGAGACTCTAACTGTAGGCCCCTTGATAGAGCTGGTCGACAGAGCCGTTAGTTTTCTCGTCCCCGCGTGGGTCAGATCGAGAGTACACGCCACCGTCTCCGAGACGTACGCTTACGTCCGAGACGAGACAGTCAGGTCGATTAGCCTCGTCGCCCTAGCCGCAGTACTCGTCAACACTTCTTTCTCACTCGTACTCGGAGACCTGACGAATACCGGCTTTGTTCTCCGTTTCGGGGTTGGCTCACTCTCCGTATTGGGTGTGAGAACCCACGTGTCATGGGACGAGATAGCCGAGTCGAAGCCCGCTAAGCTTCTTATCGCAGTCCTCGAACCTCCTGAGCCGCCGCGTGACTCACAGTACGAGCGTCAGGTATCCGCCGACGACCGCGAGGAGTCCTAAGACCACACAGACGAGCCAGAAGGCTATCCTCTCGACGACCCTCATTAGAGCGTCTATCGTGAGGTATCCTACTACGGCACTCGCCGAAACTGCTGTTACCGCAGACACCGGACTCACACTAGGCAGACCGCCGGTCTCTAAGACGGTCAGAACACCAGCGCCGAACGCCGCGGGTATACTCAGAAGAAATGATAGACGCAGAGAGGTAGAACCGTCGTGACCACGTAGAAGTAGCGCACTCGCTGTAGTACCCGAACGTGAGACTCCCGGGAGTATTGCGAGTCCTTGTAGACCGCCCACAAGCAACGAGTCCGTGAGGTTTGGATCACGCGAACCGTAACTATCTCTACTTTCTGCTACTCTCTGTAGAACCCCTGTAATAACCAGAAGAAGTCCTATCACCGCTACGAAGACACCTCCCGTGACCTCGGTCGCTACCTCGATTATAGCCGAATACGCGGCTAATCCCGTCACGACTGATGCAAACGTAGCGACCCCCAGAAACCAGGCTTCGGCATTACGTGGTTCGAAAGCCGACGAAGGTCTCCAGTTCGACGTGTCCTTAACGTCGTCCAGAACCTCCAGAACTTCTTCGCGGTAATAGACTGTCGCAGACAGGGCTGTACCCGCGTGGAGAAAGAGTGACAGCTGTACCGCAGCGTCGGGCTCAAGAGAAGTGAAAGCAGTCAGAAACAGGGTTATGTTGCCCTCGCTCGATATGGGCAGCCACTCGAAGACACCCTGTAATACGCCGATTACCAGGGATATGAGAGGGGATATATCCGTCATTATACCGAGATTGGTCTGGGGTTTTTTGATACTGTCGAATAGACGACGTCTGTAAGTAGTTTTATACTACGGACTAGATATAATCTCAACCATGGACGAGATGCGTGAGGAGGTCGAGGATCTCCTTGACGAGAAGCCGGATATCGAGGATTCTCTACGTCAACTTATAGAGATAGACTCGTCTAACGAGTCGTGGGACTTCGATGACACTCCTTTTGACTCGGGGGAGTTCGGCGAGTTGGTGTCGAGGGGTATTCTTGATAAAGATGAGGAGGGGGGTTACGAAATTTCGGACACTAAGTCGGTCAGGACAGCTGTCGAGGGTCAGTCAGATGACTCAGATAACGAGTCATACGAATACGAGTTGAGCCTACCGGATCTTCCGTCGTTTAATCCAGTCTCTTCGGCTTATCTCATAGGCAGTCTGCTTATAGTCGTAGCTTTCCGGTCTATTACCTACTCAGACGTTTTCCGAGGGTCGGATGTAGTTCTCGCTGTTAATGACCCCTACTACTACCGTTACTGGGTTGACCGCTTGTTAGAGAAAACCAGCGGTGGTCTTCTCGACGCCATTCTTAAGGTACCTTCGGGTATCCAGCAGGGAGAACCTCTCATGGTGGCTGTATTAGGATGGCTATCAGGCATACTGGGGACTGACATTGTTCTGCCGTGGTTCCCTGTCGTATCCGCAGTAATAACAGGTCTTTTAGTCTACTTGGTTTCTGTACGTCTAACCAAAGACAAAAGAGCCGGTATCGCTTCCGTAGTTGCTCTCGGGGTTATTCCCGCTCATGCCTTCCGAACTTCTCTCGGCTTCGCTGACCACCATCCGTTCGACTATCCGTGGCTAGGTCTTACAGTACTGTCTCTGGTTATGCTGGCTGACACAGACAAGACCACTATATACAGGTACAGGTCGATCGGGCTCTCTGCTCTCTTAGGTATAAGCATCTCAGGACAGGTACTCTCGTGGGACAACAGCCCGATACTCATCGCCCCGCTTGGTCTATACATCTTCTTCGTCGTGTTCTCGTATATGAGATCTCAGGTCTCCCCTCTGCGAAGAAACATACCTGTCATACTCGGACTCTCGATGGCATCCGTGGTCAGCTATCTTTTCCATACCCGACTCGGATGGCACACTGATATAGTGGCTTACTCCCCATTTCTTCTCCTCTTAGGTGTAGCTGCGGTAGTGGTGGCTGCCGAGACAGCGTACCGCCTTGAGGTTTCGTTGAGACAGCTTGCGGCGGTCGAAGCCGTCTTAGCTGTCATAGGTGCTACCGCGTTTAGGTTTATCCTTCCCGACTTCTACTCACGTCTCATTAGTGAGCTGAATAACTTCGTAGGATTAGGGGGGATAGCTGAAACCCAGTCCTTGTTACAGGGTGGAGGTGTTTTAGGACCTATAACCAACTTTGGACTCTTTCTCTTCCTTGGACTCGGGTATATAGTATTCTCAGTCTGGTGGTCTTACTCCCGAAACGAGCCGAAGTGGACAGTCTTAGGTGTATACGGGGTATACTTCTTCATACTCGGAGTGGTTCAGGTCAGGTTTGCGGGACAGCTTTCTTTCTTCATAGCAGTCTTTACGGGAGTCGGCATACTCCATCTAGCCTCTCTAGTTGACCTGACTTCACAGCCCGCTTTCTTGGACTCAGATGGCGCGGATAATCGAAGGTCTGTGAAAGAGATTCAGATACCTGACAGAAGGACTGCTGCCTATGTCATAGCCCTCTTCCTCTTAGTCGGCGGCATAAACATCCCTCAGACAGCTTTACACGTCCAGAAGGGTACTGTCGTGTCAGACTCCGAGTACGACGCTGTGAAATGGCTGGAGTCGTACTCCAAGAAAAACGATCTGTCTTATCCAGACAACTACGTCTTCAGTGAATGGGGCGAAAACCGCGCGTATAACTACTTCGTAAATGGTGAGTCGAAATCGTACGGATACGCCAAATCTAACTTCCGTGATTTCCTCACGTCGGACTCTCCGGAGGAGTGGTACAGCCGTCTTAACAGCCAACACGACGGATTCGTGTTTCTGAAGAAAATAGACTCCCAAGATGTTCCTGTCGAGTCGGTCTACTCCCGCCTCTACAATAGCTACGGGAGTCGGAGATTGGGCGTACCGGGTGTCTCACATTACAGGGCTGTTTATGCTAAGAACTCCATACGTATATTCGAGGTAGTTCCTGGAGCCAAGCTCAGAGGATCTGTGTCTCCCAACTCGAATCTTACTATCAAATCTACCGTAGACATAGAGGATCAGACCTTCGTCTATAACCGTCAAGCCACCGCTAACTCGGAGGGTAACTTCTCTCTAACTGTGCCCTACTCGGGCGAGTACAGTATTGGCAACCAGACTGTCGAAGTAACTGACTCGGACGTCAGAAACGGTAACGTCATTGACATATGACTCCTGTCTGACGACTGTTAGCTTTTTTACAGGTGTATGACGCTAACCA encodes:
- a CDS encoding VanZ family protein; the protein is MERQIPVPLLPPWLRWLGVIAVAAVIFYTSVIVVPPEMPKPEFAPLDKWLHFLAYAGLGWSLAYATVGESDRRPLHKALLVFSVVFGYGLGIEVIQSFLPYRYFGFGDLVANGIGAALGLTWIGLEKRMKFVRAGLG
- a CDS encoding STT3 domain-containing protein, with the translated sequence MDEMREEVEDLLDEKPDIEDSLRQLIEIDSSNESWDFDDTPFDSGEFGELVSRGILDKDEEGGYEISDTKSVRTAVEGQSDDSDNESYEYELSLPDLPSFNPVSSAYLIGSLLIVVAFRSITYSDVFRGSDVVLAVNDPYYYRYWVDRLLEKTSGGLLDAILKVPSGIQQGEPLMVAVLGWLSGILGTDIVLPWFPVVSAVITGLLVYLVSVRLTKDKRAGIASVVALGVIPAHAFRTSLGFADHHPFDYPWLGLTVLSLVMLADTDKTTIYRYRSIGLSALLGISISGQVLSWDNSPILIAPLGLYIFFVVFSYMRSQVSPLRRNIPVILGLSMASVVSYLFHTRLGWHTDIVAYSPFLLLLGVAAVVVAAETAYRLEVSLRQLAAVEAVLAVIGATAFRFILPDFYSRLISELNNFVGLGGIAETQSLLQGGGVLGPITNFGLFLFLGLGYIVFSVWWSYSRNEPKWTVLGVYGVYFFILGVVQVRFAGQLSFFIAVFTGVGILHLASLVDLTSQPAFLDSDGADNRRSVKEIQIPDRRTAAYVIALFLLVGGINIPQTALHVQKGTVVSDSEYDAVKWLESYSKKNDLSYPDNYVFSEWGENRAYNYFVNGESKSYGYAKSNFRDFLTSDSPEEWYSRLNSQHDGFVFLKKIDSQDVPVESVYSRLYNSYGSRRLGVPGVSHYRAVYAKNSIRIFEVVPGAKLRGSVSPNSNLTIKSTVDIEDQTFVYNRQATANSEGNFSLTVPYSGEYSIGNQTVEVTDSDVRNGNVIDI
- a CDS encoding DUF4330 domain-containing protein; the encoded protein is MDIIDDEGRLFGVVNIVDALAVLLVLAVVVAGVAFVDPFSTQDKTTRYVTVDLDSQRSYTASLISEGDTMSLENSYGNLTVTDVYTTPSPKTDNVSVLARAKLDGLLVEDSQGQMVFEFGGSRIRVGDTIPIQTDEYGVEGTVTSVGQNGSTLDTQTYPVVATATVPSSLVENIEAGDSYTVSGQEVAVLESLQVHPGGQNQNTVYLGMTLETVSVGGDRLFAGRQTSVGASLPFETDSYSISPSITQTGTSEISTAMARVVTESTVPTQTAELVEVGDTYGVRGQEMATVKSVELYPTGNPDQRRLVTGLSLRSIERSGDTYFGNTRIEVDNTVTFSNGSYSFTGNIRSTGTTTISEDTTQKSIRVKLHNIPPETADSISVGMSEKVGGRTLAEVVDKEVEPAKITLTSDSGEIFKRQHPINKDVYLNLRVTVRDTETGLRFHGKPLRIGNDVVFEFENVDVNGRVTQIR
- a CDS encoding ATP-binding protein, with the translated sequence MIRKFVNRDEEIGWLEEKLGSNDRELLVIYGRRRVGKTELINHVTQKKVSDSQSIYFLADQRGTSSNARRLAKDASEHFDDIPPDVDSFDDCFKYIRERSHDTELIVVIDEFSYLVEKDDSVPSVFQLIWDEILKDTQISLVLLGSSISMMEEGVLSYESPLYGRRTGQWRLRPLEFGDSTDFFSDSEYPFDDKIRAYGVLGGIPAYLEKFDPQRGLFENIRDEILSKGTFLYEEPEFLLRQELREPSSYMDILEAMSFGATTVTEIANSTHREAKDMSRYLKKLQSLDLVEKSVPVTASQKKKKRGIYEIKDNFFSFWFRFVYPNLDDLERGSVEGVLDTVREGIDVYTSRVFEDICREAVANSSIFDGSSVGSWWYGENEIDVVGLDESEASLLLGECKWTERQVDADLLRRLEKKSSEVRWRGEDRDETFALFSRSGFSRDLRDTAKERDDVRLYDLDTLREII
- a CDS encoding undecaprenyl-diphosphate phosphatase codes for the protein MTDISPLISLVIGVLQGVFEWLPISSEGNITLFLTAFTSLEPDAAVQLSLFLHAGTALSATVYYREEVLEVLDDVKDTSNWRPSSAFEPRNAEAWFLGVATFASVVTGLAAYSAIIEVATEVTGGVFVAVIGLLLVITGVLQRVAESRDSYGSRDPNLTDSLLVGGLQGLAILPGVSRSGTTASALLLRGHDGSTSLRLSFLLSIPAAFGAGVLTVLETGGLPSVSPVSAVTAVSASAVVGYLTIDALMRVVERIAFWLVCVVLGLLAVVGGYLTLVL
- a CDS encoding sugar transferase gives rise to the protein MKASLRYRFLRGVGAVVATVVSVVLANHPLLQRTLTTYVPVVNRLNPVVLSNGDLTVTLMTTLVVVLGSLIPLFKPKPRRILDTVFLTHKRILVAGFALAAIGYFDYTYKLPRPTLILVVAVLSVTLPAWFVYVRRSPETAETAVLVGNDIETMRDIVEKDLQENLVGFVSPLSVYSQMTGSDVSVADGGAFLGKPESSGVEIEWLGSFTRLDDILVKTNADTAVLAFVDEDRSDFFGVLDTCYEHGVKAKAHRDHVDSVLMSRESEDELVDIELEPIDPQDYVFKRVFDIAFAGFGLLALSPLIGVIAAAIKLDSPGPVLYEQERTAEFGDTFSIYKFRSMLPESESPEPVDDTENHRITRVGRVIRKTHMDEIPQLWSILVGDMSVVGPRAVWRDEEVLLEKETEMWRKRWFIKPGLTGLAQINDASSTEPEKKLRYDLEYIRDQSFWLDIKIVVRQIWMVVVDALGFVVGEEDDESQG